One window of the Synechococcus sp. CC9311 genome contains the following:
- a CDS encoding AIR synthase, with protein sequence MGATFSISASAAAELGRQAAIAGTPGLMHLDLVSGSCEQHVIRLRPGHLAGIAMARADGVTLHAPEEQLHLLEGLCLDYRGDLSGGGFLISPQDNVRCCLCGSAFSRC encoded by the coding sequence ATGGGCGCCACGTTCTCCATCAGCGCCTCCGCTGCGGCGGAACTCGGTCGTCAGGCTGCGATAGCAGGGACACCAGGGTTGATGCACCTGGACTTGGTGTCTGGAAGTTGTGAACAACACGTCATCCGCTTGCGCCCCGGTCACCTTGCAGGAATTGCCATGGCACGTGCGGACGGAGTCACCCTTCACGCTCCGGAAGAGCAGCTTCATCTCTTAGAGGGGCTTTGCCTTGATTACCGCGGCGATTTGAGTGGCGGCGGCTTCCTAATCAGCCCCCAAGACAACGTGCGTTGCTGTCTATGCGGAAGCGCATTTTCCCGCTGTTAA
- the tuf gene encoding elongation factor Tu — protein MAREKFERNKPHVNIGTIGHVDHGKTTLTAAITNVLAKKGQAEVQNYADIDGAPEERERGITINTAHVEYETDSRHYAHVDCPGHADYVKNMITGAAQMDGAILVCAATDGPMAQTKEHILLAKQVGVPALVVALNKCDMVDDEEIIELVELEIRELLSSYDFPGDDIPVVQVSGLKAIEGEAEWEAKIEELMAAVDASIPEPEREVDKPFLMAIEDVFSITGRGTVATGRIERGIVKVGEEVEVVGIREPRKTTVTGVEMFRKLLDEGMAGDNVGLLLRGIQKEDIERGMVLVKPGSITPHTKFEGQVYVLKKEEGGRHTPFFAGYRPQFYIRTTDVTGQITAFTAEDGSNVEMVMPGDNIQMTGELICPVAMELGMRFAIREGGRTIGAGVVSKIIE, from the coding sequence ATGGCTCGCGAGAAGTTCGAAAGGAACAAGCCCCACGTCAACATCGGCACCATCGGCCACGTTGACCACGGCAAAACCACCCTCACCGCTGCGATCACAAATGTGCTCGCCAAAAAAGGTCAGGCAGAGGTTCAAAACTATGCCGACATTGACGGTGCTCCTGAGGAGCGCGAGCGCGGTATCACCATTAATACCGCTCACGTTGAGTACGAAACTGATAGTCGTCACTACGCCCACGTTGACTGCCCCGGTCACGCGGACTACGTGAAAAACATGATTACTGGTGCTGCTCAGATGGATGGCGCCATCCTCGTGTGTGCAGCCACCGATGGCCCCATGGCCCAAACCAAAGAACACATCCTGCTCGCCAAGCAAGTTGGCGTTCCCGCCTTGGTTGTTGCACTAAACAAGTGCGACATGGTCGACGATGAGGAAATCATCGAGCTGGTTGAACTCGAGATCCGCGAGCTGCTATCCAGCTACGACTTCCCCGGCGACGATATTCCTGTCGTTCAAGTTTCTGGCCTCAAAGCCATCGAAGGCGAAGCTGAATGGGAAGCCAAAATTGAAGAATTGATGGCTGCTGTGGATGCAAGCATCCCCGAACCCGAGCGTGAGGTTGATAAGCCATTCCTGATGGCAATTGAAGACGTGTTCTCCATCACTGGACGTGGCACCGTCGCAACGGGTCGTATCGAACGCGGCATCGTCAAAGTTGGCGAAGAAGTCGAAGTCGTGGGCATCAGAGAGCCCCGTAAAACCACCGTTACCGGTGTGGAGATGTTCCGCAAACTGCTCGACGAGGGCATGGCCGGAGACAACGTGGGTCTCCTACTTCGCGGCATTCAGAAGGAAGATATCGAGCGCGGCATGGTGCTCGTGAAGCCCGGCTCCATCACACCTCATACGAAGTTTGAGGGCCAGGTTTATGTGCTCAAGAAAGAAGAAGGGGGTCGCCACACACCTTTCTTTGCTGGCTACCGCCCTCAGTTCTATATCCGCACCACCGACGTGACGGGCCAGATCACTGCATTCACTGCGGAAGATGGCTCCAACGTTGAAATGGTCATGCCTGGAGACAACATCCAGATGACTGGTGAGTTGATCTGCCCTGTTGCCATGGAATTGGGCATGCGCTTCGCTATTCGTGAAGGCGGCCGCACCATCGGAGCTGGCGTGGTCTCCAAGATCATCGAATGA
- the fusA gene encoding elongation factor G, translating to MARDFPLERVRNIGIAAHIDAGKTTTTERILFYSGVVHKIGEVHDGAAVTDWMAQERERGITITAAAISTSWNNHRINIIDTPGHVDFTIEVERSMRVLDGVIAVFCAVGGVQPQSETVWRQADRYSVPRMVFVNKMDRTGADFLKVFGQIKDRLKANAVPIQLPIGAEGELSGIIDLVENKAHIYKDDLGQDIEVTDVPADMKDEADKWRNVLMETIAENDEDLIEKFLESGELSNSDLKRGIRTGVLKHNLVPVLCGSAFKNKGVQLVLDAVVDYLPAPIDVPPIQGLLPNGKEAVRPSDDNAPFSALAFKVMADPYGKLTFVRMYSGVLEKGSYVLNSTKDTKERISRLVVLKADDREEVDALRAGDLGAVLGLKNTTTGDTLCATDDPIVLETLFVPEPVISVAVEPKTKGDMEKLSKALVSLAEEDPTFRVRTDQETGQTVIAGMGELHLEILVDRMLREFKVEANIGAPQVSYRETIRGSSKGEGKFSRQTGGKGQYGHVVIEMEPGEPESGFEFINKIVGGIVPKEYIKPAEQGMKETCESGVIAGYPLIDVKCTMVDGSYHDVDSSEMAFKIAGSMAFKDAVKKCNPVLLEPMMKVEVEIPEDFLGSVIGDLSSRRGQVEGQSVDDGTSKVSSKVPLAEMFGYATELRSMTQGRGIFSMEFSHYEDVPRNVAEAIISKNQGNS from the coding sequence GTGGCACGCGACTTTCCCCTGGAACGCGTCAGAAATATTGGTATTGCAGCCCATATTGACGCTGGTAAAACAACCACCACTGAGAGGATTCTGTTCTACTCCGGTGTCGTGCACAAGATTGGAGAGGTGCATGACGGTGCAGCCGTAACCGATTGGATGGCCCAAGAGCGCGAGCGTGGGATCACGATTACTGCCGCTGCTATTTCCACAAGCTGGAATAATCACCGGATTAATATTATTGATACTCCTGGTCACGTTGACTTCACCATCGAAGTTGAACGCTCCATGCGCGTGCTCGACGGAGTGATCGCAGTCTTTTGCGCTGTGGGTGGCGTGCAACCTCAATCTGAGACGGTGTGGCGCCAAGCCGACCGTTATTCCGTGCCACGGATGGTGTTCGTCAACAAGATGGACCGCACTGGTGCCGATTTCCTAAAAGTTTTTGGTCAAATCAAGGATCGCCTCAAAGCCAATGCTGTACCCATCCAGCTTCCGATTGGAGCCGAAGGCGAACTCAGTGGAATCATCGATCTTGTTGAAAACAAAGCTCATATTTATAAAGATGATTTAGGTCAAGACATCGAAGTCACCGATGTTCCGGCCGACATGAAAGACGAGGCAGATAAGTGGCGCAACGTTTTGATGGAAACGATCGCTGAAAACGATGAAGATCTCATCGAGAAGTTCCTGGAATCAGGTGAACTTTCTAATTCCGATCTGAAGCGAGGTATTCGTACAGGGGTTCTTAAGCACAATCTAGTTCCGGTACTCTGCGGCTCAGCCTTTAAAAACAAAGGCGTGCAACTTGTTCTCGATGCTGTTGTTGATTATCTTCCAGCGCCGATTGATGTTCCACCAATTCAAGGCCTTCTTCCAAACGGAAAAGAAGCTGTTCGTCCGTCCGATGACAACGCACCCTTCAGTGCTCTGGCCTTCAAGGTGATGGCCGATCCTTATGGGAAGCTCACCTTTGTTCGTATGTATTCAGGTGTCCTTGAAAAGGGAAGCTATGTCTTGAATTCGACGAAAGATACCAAGGAGCGTATTTCTCGCCTGGTCGTGCTGAAAGCCGATGATCGCGAAGAAGTTGATGCACTACGGGCCGGCGATCTAGGTGCAGTTCTTGGTCTTAAGAACACAACGACTGGAGACACCCTCTGCGCAACAGACGATCCGATTGTTCTGGAAACTCTGTTTGTTCCTGAGCCCGTTATCTCAGTTGCGGTAGAGCCCAAAACCAAAGGAGATATGGAGAAACTCTCCAAGGCTCTGGTGTCTTTGGCCGAAGAAGACCCCACCTTCCGCGTTCGCACGGACCAGGAAACCGGACAGACCGTGATTGCGGGTATGGGCGAACTCCACCTCGAAATCCTGGTGGATCGCATGCTGCGTGAATTCAAAGTGGAAGCCAATATTGGTGCTCCTCAGGTGTCCTACCGAGAAACCATTCGTGGTTCCTCCAAAGGAGAAGGGAAGTTCTCAAGGCAAACCGGTGGTAAAGGCCAATACGGTCATGTTGTTATCGAGATGGAGCCTGGCGAGCCTGAATCTGGCTTTGAATTCATCAACAAAATTGTTGGCGGCATCGTTCCCAAGGAATACATCAAGCCAGCCGAGCAAGGCATGAAGGAGACCTGCGAGTCAGGTGTGATTGCCGGTTATCCACTCATTGATGTCAAATGCACGATGGTCGATGGGTCCTATCACGATGTGGACTCGTCGGAGATGGCTTTTAAGATTGCTGGCTCCATGGCCTTCAAGGACGCGGTCAAGAAGTGCAATCCTGTGCTTCTTGAGCCGATGATGAAGGTCGAAGTCGAAATCCCCGAGGATTTCCTCGGTTCGGTGATCGGCGACCTGTCTTCCCGCCGGGGACAGGTAGAGGGCCAATCCGTCGACGACGGAACGTCTAAAGTCTCCTCCAAGGTGCCCTTGGCCGAGATGTTCGGCTACGCCACCGAACTCCGATCCATGACCCAGGGTCGGGGTATTTTCTCGATGGAATTCAGTCACTACGAGGATGTTCCTCGCAATGTGGCCGAGGCCATCATCTCCAAGAATCAGGGCAATTCCTGA
- the rpsL gene encoding 30S ribosomal protein S12: MPTIQQLIRHERQTLKAKTKSPALRACPERRGVCTRVYTSTPKKPNSALRKVARVRLTSGFEVTAYIGGIGHNLQEHSVVLIRGGRVKDLPGVRYHIIRGTLDTAGVKDRRQSRSKYGAKAPKE; the protein is encoded by the coding sequence ATGCCAACCATCCAGCAACTAATCCGTCACGAGCGTCAGACCCTCAAGGCGAAAACCAAATCTCCTGCGCTTAGGGCTTGCCCGGAGCGACGGGGCGTATGCACCCGCGTGTATACCTCTACACCGAAGAAGCCGAATTCGGCTCTACGCAAAGTGGCCCGTGTACGCCTCACCTCAGGGTTTGAGGTCACGGCTTACATCGGTGGCATCGGTCATAACCTCCAAGAACACTCTGTGGTCCTCATTCGTGGAGGGCGAGTTAAGGATCTTCCCGGTGTTCGCTACCACATCATTCGTGGAACCTTGGACACCGCTGGTGTCAAGGATCGCCGTCAATCCCGTTCGAAGTACGGCGCCAAGGCGCCTAAAGAGTGA
- a CDS encoding methyltransferase domain-containing protein, with protein sequence MPSPTVLIPTAAGLLLLGCAYQLWNRRNRAYHSSESVAAAYDAWTDDQLLESLWGEHVHLGHYGSPPQPRDFRQAKSDFVHELVHWSGFDQLPPGSRVLDVGCGIGGSARILSRDYGLDVLGISISPAQVNRATHLTPDSLPCRFAVMDALNLQLEDQSFDAVWTVEAGPHMPDKQRFANELLRVLKPGGRLAVADWNRRDPVDGALNRRERWVMHQLLTQWAHPEFASIRGFRQNLENSPHHRGTISTDDWTDATLPSWNESILEGIRRPNAILRLGPKAVLQGLRETPTLLLMRWAFARGMMQFGVFKTNHC encoded by the coding sequence ATGCCTTCACCGACTGTTCTCATACCAACAGCAGCTGGATTACTGCTCTTGGGTTGCGCCTACCAGCTCTGGAATCGTCGCAATCGCGCCTACCACTCCAGTGAGAGCGTTGCTGCCGCATACGACGCCTGGACAGATGACCAGTTACTGGAATCCCTTTGGGGTGAGCATGTTCATCTTGGCCACTACGGATCCCCACCCCAGCCTCGGGATTTCAGACAGGCCAAATCCGACTTCGTTCATGAGTTAGTCCACTGGAGTGGCTTCGATCAATTGCCACCAGGATCCCGTGTTTTAGATGTGGGTTGCGGTATCGGGGGAAGCGCCAGGATCCTTTCTCGCGACTACGGTTTAGACGTACTGGGTATCAGCATCAGTCCGGCTCAGGTGAACAGAGCCACCCACCTAACACCAGACTCTCTGCCCTGTCGCTTCGCAGTGATGGATGCCCTCAACCTGCAACTTGAGGATCAAAGCTTTGACGCCGTTTGGACGGTCGAGGCCGGTCCGCATATGCCTGACAAGCAGCGGTTTGCCAACGAACTCTTAAGAGTCCTAAAACCTGGCGGTCGCCTGGCTGTTGCCGACTGGAATCGCCGTGATCCTGTGGATGGTGCCCTTAATCGGCGCGAACGCTGGGTGATGCATCAATTACTCACACAATGGGCGCATCCTGAATTCGCCAGCATCCGAGGCTTTCGCCAGAACCTTGAGAACAGCCCTCATCATCGCGGCACCATCAGCACCGATGATTGGACAGACGCCACCTTGCCCTCTTGGAATGAATCCATCCTCGAAGGCATCCGCAGGCCCAATGCAATCCTCCGCCTTGGCCCCAAGGCAGTGCTGCAGGGCCTACGTGAAACACCAACGCTGTTGTTAATGCGCTGGGCTTTTGCCAGAGGGATGATGCAGTTCGGCGTGTTTAAAACTAATCACTGCTGA
- the rpsJ gene encoding 30S ribosomal protein S10 — MSTAIAQQKIRIRLKAFDRRMLDLSCDKIIETADNTAATAIGPIPLPTKRKIYCVLRSPHVDKDSREHFETRTHRRIIDIYSPSAKTIDALMKLDLPSGVDIEVKL, encoded by the coding sequence ATGTCCACCGCAATCGCTCAGCAAAAGATCCGCATTCGTCTCAAGGCGTTTGATCGCCGCATGCTGGATCTCTCTTGCGACAAAATCATTGAAACTGCCGACAACACGGCGGCAACGGCCATCGGTCCTATTCCATTGCCAACGAAGCGCAAAATCTATTGCGTTCTGCGCTCGCCCCACGTGGATAAGGATTCACGCGAGCACTTTGAAACCAGGACCCATCGACGCATCATCGATATCTATAGCCCTTCTGCTAAGACCATCGACGCTCTGATGAAGCTCGACCTCCCCAGTGGGGTCGATATCGAGGTCAAGCTCTGA
- a CDS encoding phosphodiester glycosidase family protein — protein MPPPPPATIAEVRLTDQFSGDRLTIGGIETSSSWLWQGQGASNPKQLWLPLDLLVGQMGFQRQANRDGEQLEWYGFQLPLSGVQQRTIGDEVALDALPWLNALGVQVNRSKNSLRVDLPKPHLKTLRQGKGGSANRLVMDLSGPALVQRQGDDLLLQMKVTPAQESQLRSIGLQTRQEAGGLKLLGQSSKLSTLTLKGPWRVVLDGITSTKPAIRRRQVQAFQSALLAPEMQALIKKGLVVDQRVVQVGVKRIQLYRASVQHNTSALLLRPLAPSHAQPGLRYLNQLARPAKALVAVNGGFFNRVRQLPLGAVRLNNTWLSGPILNRGAIGWDRNGPLIFGRLQLIQDMTVAGRRRWPLGMLNSGYVQRGLSRYTRAWGPTYRALSGEEQALTLKEGRVDAVYDQSALVRGVPLPLKGDLIVARGGIALPAQVGDAVTIKIRSSNPLGERPQVMGGGPLLLQNGRVVLNGRQEGFSPGFLAVSAPRTVVAQDKERVWLLTAKGANGSDPTLLETSLALRQLDLTDALNLDGGGSTTMLIANTTVMTGRGITPRVQNGLGFVSGGSMVLAN, from the coding sequence ATGCCACCTCCGCCGCCAGCGACCATTGCGGAGGTACGCCTCACTGACCAGTTCAGTGGAGATCGCCTAACGATTGGCGGCATCGAGACCTCGAGCTCTTGGTTATGGCAAGGCCAGGGAGCCTCGAACCCTAAGCAGCTCTGGTTGCCTCTCGATTTGCTTGTTGGGCAGATGGGATTTCAACGTCAAGCCAATCGTGACGGAGAACAGCTCGAGTGGTATGGCTTTCAACTGCCTTTGAGTGGTGTGCAACAACGCACGATCGGGGATGAGGTCGCCCTCGATGCGCTGCCTTGGTTAAACGCACTCGGGGTTCAAGTGAACCGATCCAAGAACTCTCTGAGGGTGGACCTTCCCAAGCCCCATCTAAAAACGCTCAGACAAGGCAAAGGAGGCAGCGCCAACCGTCTTGTGATGGACCTCAGTGGACCTGCCCTCGTTCAGCGCCAGGGCGATGATCTGCTTCTACAAATGAAGGTCACTCCTGCTCAAGAAAGCCAATTGCGCAGCATTGGTTTGCAAACTCGACAGGAGGCTGGTGGGCTGAAGCTGCTGGGCCAATCCAGCAAGCTCTCGACCTTGACCCTGAAGGGACCATGGCGGGTCGTTCTCGATGGCATCACCTCTACAAAGCCGGCGATAAGGCGACGTCAAGTCCAAGCCTTTCAGAGCGCACTACTCGCCCCGGAGATGCAAGCGCTCATCAAGAAAGGGTTGGTTGTTGATCAGCGCGTGGTTCAAGTGGGAGTCAAGCGAATACAGCTGTATCGAGCGAGTGTTCAGCACAACACCTCAGCTCTGCTTTTACGCCCGCTTGCCCCCAGCCATGCCCAGCCCGGGCTGCGCTATCTCAATCAGTTGGCGCGACCTGCCAAAGCGCTTGTGGCGGTGAATGGAGGTTTTTTCAACAGGGTTCGACAACTCCCCCTTGGCGCTGTTCGTCTTAACAACACGTGGCTTTCAGGCCCAATCCTCAACCGAGGTGCGATCGGCTGGGACCGCAACGGCCCGCTGATCTTTGGACGCCTTCAGTTAATCCAGGACATGACCGTTGCTGGACGACGGCGGTGGCCTCTCGGGATGCTCAACAGCGGCTATGTCCAACGCGGATTGAGTCGCTACACCAGAGCCTGGGGCCCAACATATCGCGCGCTCAGTGGAGAAGAGCAAGCGTTGACGCTCAAGGAAGGACGCGTTGATGCGGTGTACGACCAATCCGCCCTCGTTCGCGGCGTTCCTTTGCCCTTAAAGGGAGACCTGATCGTTGCGCGAGGCGGGATCGCACTTCCTGCCCAGGTGGGAGATGCGGTGACCATCAAGATCCGCAGCTCAAACCCCTTGGGCGAACGCCCTCAAGTGATGGGTGGAGGGCCCCTTCTCCTACAAAACGGAAGGGTTGTATTGAATGGCCGACAGGAGGGCTTTAGCCCTGGTTTTCTTGCTGTTTCAGCACCTCGCACCGTTGTGGCGCAAGACAAGGAGCGGGTTTGGCTCCTCACCGCCAAGGGCGCCAATGGCAGTGATCCCACCCTCCTTGAAACGAGCCTTGCACTGAGACAGCTCGATCTCACTGACGCACTCAATCTTGACGGGGGAGGTTCCACCACCATGCTCATCGCCAACACAACAGTGATGACAGGCCGGGGCATCACTCCGCGCGTCCAAAACGGTCTCGGCTTTGTGAGTGGGGGATCGATGGTGCTGGCAAACTGA
- a CDS encoding LON peptidase substrate-binding domain-containing protein yields MVDLSVRELPLFPLPDVVLFPSDVLPLHIFESRYRMMLQSVLETDRRFGVVRWDPNQQTMAAVGCCAEVIQHQTGDDGRSNIVTLGQQRFRVLNVTREMPFRSAMVSWIEDEPVDNTSELESLAATVTQALKDVVELTGKLTDSKSSLPDDLPDLPRELSFWIGAHLGGPVADQQQDLLELTSTRTRLEQEFEMLDETRRQLAARTVLRDTLTETDPSNG; encoded by the coding sequence GTGGTTGATCTGTCCGTCAGAGAACTTCCTCTGTTTCCTCTGCCGGATGTAGTCCTGTTCCCAAGTGACGTTCTGCCACTGCATATCTTCGAGTCGCGCTACCGAATGATGTTGCAGAGCGTCCTGGAAACAGATCGACGCTTTGGCGTCGTGCGATGGGATCCAAATCAACAAACGATGGCAGCTGTTGGTTGTTGTGCTGAAGTCATTCAGCATCAAACCGGAGACGATGGCCGCAGCAACATCGTGACCCTCGGCCAACAACGCTTTCGGGTGCTCAACGTCACCAGAGAGATGCCCTTTCGTTCGGCAATGGTCAGCTGGATCGAAGATGAACCAGTTGACAACACCAGCGAATTGGAGTCCTTAGCTGCAACCGTGACCCAAGCTTTGAAAGATGTTGTGGAACTCACGGGCAAACTGACCGACTCCAAATCTTCACTGCCTGACGACCTGCCAGACCTTCCTCGCGAGCTCTCCTTCTGGATCGGAGCGCATCTAGGAGGCCCAGTAGCTGACCAACAACAAGACCTTCTGGAGCTCACCAGCACACGCACACGCCTGGAGCAAGAGTTCGAAATGCTGGATGAGACCCGTCGCCAGCTCGCCGCTCGCACCGTTTTACGCGACACACTGACAGAGACAGATCCAAGCAACGGTTAA
- the rpsG gene encoding 30S ribosomal protein S7, which translates to MSRRNAAVKRPILPDPQFNNRLATMMVARLMKHGKKSTAQRILSDAFGMIGERTGGDPVELFETAVKNATPLVEVRARRVGGATYQVPMEVRQERGTAMALRWLVNFSRARNGRSMAQKLAGELMDAANEAGSAVRKREETHKMAEANKAFAHYRY; encoded by the coding sequence ATGTCTCGCCGTAACGCAGCAGTCAAACGTCCGATTCTGCCGGATCCACAATTCAACAATCGGCTCGCCACGATGATGGTGGCCCGCTTAATGAAGCACGGAAAAAAGTCCACCGCCCAACGCATCTTGTCGGATGCCTTTGGAATGATCGGTGAACGCACCGGTGGTGATCCTGTAGAACTGTTCGAAACGGCAGTCAAGAACGCGACTCCACTTGTAGAAGTTCGTGCACGCCGTGTTGGTGGTGCTACTTATCAAGTTCCGATGGAAGTGCGCCAAGAGAGGGGCACTGCAATGGCCCTGCGTTGGCTCGTCAATTTCTCAAGAGCTCGTAATGGTCGCAGCATGGCCCAAAAGCTTGCTGGAGAATTAATGGATGCTGCCAACGAAGCTGGTAGTGCCGTCCGCAAACGGGAAGAAACTCACAAGATGGCCGAAGCCAACAAAGCATTCGCCCACTATCGCTACTGA
- the pheA gene encoding prephenate dehydratase → MPMRVAFLGPEGTYGERAARSLMRLEAIENPELVACLGLRSVVEHVADGRCESAVVPVENSVEGGVTAILDALWSYSNLRIRRAVVLPIRHALLSSGTLDGISEVLSHPQALAQCSGWLARHLPQAVQLPASSTAEAARMVRGSHFRAAIADRSLAGQQGLQELAYPVNDVAGNRTRFLLLQNGEVSREGDVASLALSLHQNTPGALIEALEVIAQLGLNMSRIESRPSKRELGEYVFFVDVELPGKETSELLEQLTTSLQPLCEHLLHFGAYPSSVLE, encoded by the coding sequence ATGCCGATGCGTGTGGCTTTTCTCGGGCCGGAGGGGACCTATGGGGAGCGGGCTGCTCGCAGCCTCATGAGACTTGAGGCGATCGAGAATCCAGAGCTGGTGGCTTGTTTGGGGCTTCGTTCTGTGGTGGAACATGTGGCCGATGGTCGTTGCGAATCGGCCGTGGTGCCTGTGGAGAACTCCGTTGAAGGTGGGGTCACGGCAATCCTTGACGCTCTCTGGTCTTATTCGAACTTGAGAATTCGTCGCGCTGTCGTTTTACCGATTCGTCATGCGTTGCTGAGCAGCGGGACTCTTGATGGTATTTCGGAAGTCCTGTCCCATCCTCAGGCTCTTGCCCAATGCAGTGGCTGGTTGGCGCGTCATCTACCGCAGGCCGTGCAACTTCCTGCCAGCTCCACCGCTGAAGCGGCCAGGATGGTGCGAGGCAGTCACTTCAGAGCAGCCATTGCCGATCGGTCTTTAGCGGGGCAGCAAGGACTCCAGGAATTGGCCTATCCAGTGAATGATGTTGCTGGAAACCGCACCCGTTTCTTGTTGCTTCAGAACGGTGAGGTGAGTCGCGAAGGAGATGTTGCAAGCCTTGCCTTATCACTGCATCAAAACACTCCTGGGGCGTTGATCGAGGCCTTGGAAGTGATCGCCCAGCTCGGTCTCAACATGAGCCGGATTGAATCGCGTCCTTCAAAGCGTGAGCTTGGGGAGTATGTGTTCTTTGTGGACGTGGAGTTACCTGGGAAAGAGACGTCTGAGTTACTCGAACAGCTAACGACAAGCCTTCAGCCGCTGTGTGAACACCTTCTCCACTTCGGTGCTTACCCCAGTTCAGTATTGGAGTGA